Proteins encoded together in one bacterium window:
- the cas6 gene encoding CRISPR-associated endoribonuclease Cas6 yields the protein MRLKLCLKPIVGSTLVLPIHYNRLIQAFIYTNLDEWLATTLHNVGFKDPASRRRIKFFTFSRLIPSDNVKIKEKFIIFHGNVYLIVASPYSDFIQSFASNLFRKTHLELGSETLELVSVEVEAVPEYRDRILVKTLSPITVYSTVTTADGRKKVYYYSPFEEDFEILLLKNLQRKARIWFGEEIEGGSIKPYKVSKKDERILTYQGNLIKGWDGIFELSLPPKLHQMAFDAGLGAKNSSGFGCIEMWEKHKNS from the coding sequence ATGCGTCTAAAACTTTGTTTAAAACCCATTGTGGGTTCTACTCTCGTTTTACCCATACATTACAACCGCTTGATTCAAGCATTCATATATACGAACTTGGATGAGTGGCTGGCTACCACATTACATAACGTTGGATTTAAGGACCCTGCTTCGAGAAGACGGATCAAATTTTTTACTTTTTCGCGTCTTATCCCTTCCGACAATGTAAAAATAAAAGAAAAATTCATAATATTTCACGGCAACGTCTACCTCATAGTTGCCTCGCCTTACAGCGACTTTATCCAATCTTTTGCCTCCAATCTTTTCAGGAAGACCCATCTTGAACTTGGAAGCGAAACACTTGAGCTGGTGTCTGTGGAAGTGGAGGCAGTACCGGAATATAGAGACAGGATCTTAGTAAAGACGCTATCACCCATAACAGTATACAGTACAGTTACCACAGCAGATGGCAGAAAAAAGGTTTATTATTACAGTCCCTTTGAAGAAGATTTTGAAATCCTCCTTCTTAAAAATCTACAAAGGAAAGCCAGAATCTGGTTCGGAGAGGAAATTGAAGGAGGATCAATAAAACCCTACAAAGTTAGCAAAAAGGACGAAAGAATTCTCACTTACCAAGGCAATCTAATAAAAGGTTGGGACGGGATATTCGAGTTATCTTTACCTCCAAAACTTCATCAGATGGCCTTTGACGCAGGTCTCGGAGCAAAAAACTCCAGCGGTTTTGGATGCATTGAGATGTGGGAAAAACATAAAAATAGTTAA